The following are encoded together in the Nitrospira sp. genome:
- the argH gene encoding argininosuccinate lyase → MTKGRRRPNAAGGGKAWDGRFREKTNQLVEAFTRSVTVDVRLYADDIAGSIAHCKTLEKARVLSASETRKIIRGLESVKRELDRGQFSFLPHDEDIHMAIERRLTEVIGPLGGKLHTGRSRNDQVALDIRLYLRRQLEQLHEQLINLQRTLVMKAGANRDIIMPGYTHLQRAQPVLFAHHLLAYVEMFERDKGRLRDAKGRLNVMPLGSGALAGTNYPVNRQYTATLLNFPTVTANSMDAVSDRDFMIEAASALSIVMMHLSRLSEELIVWASQEFQFIDLPDAFCTGSSMMPQKKNPDVPELVRGKTGRVYGHLVSLLTMLKALPLSYNRDLQEDKPALFDALDTVQSSVEIMTALMRRLNVNREVLDRALQGGGLLATELADYLVLRGIPFREAHGITGRIVRTALDQGREVAELSLEEMQGFCDRIDKRVFARLTAAAAIDHKGQIGGTAKARVEQRIKELEQLLS, encoded by the coding sequence ATGACCAAGGGTAGGCGCCGTCCGAATGCTGCTGGGGGGGGTAAGGCTTGGGATGGTCGTTTCCGTGAAAAGACCAATCAATTGGTGGAAGCCTTCACCAGATCGGTGACGGTCGACGTTCGGCTCTATGCTGATGACATTGCTGGAAGCATTGCCCATTGCAAAACGCTCGAGAAGGCGCGCGTGCTTTCAGCCTCAGAGACACGTAAGATCATCCGTGGCCTGGAATCGGTGAAACGAGAGCTGGATCGTGGACAATTTTCCTTCCTGCCTCACGATGAAGACATTCATATGGCAATCGAACGGCGATTGACTGAGGTCATCGGCCCATTAGGCGGAAAACTGCACACAGGGCGTAGTCGAAACGATCAAGTTGCATTGGACATTCGGCTGTACTTGCGCAGGCAGCTGGAGCAGCTGCATGAGCAACTGATCAATCTGCAGCGAACGCTGGTGATGAAAGCCGGCGCGAACCGCGACATCATCATGCCGGGGTATACTCACCTTCAACGAGCACAACCAGTGCTGTTCGCCCACCATTTGTTGGCCTACGTGGAAATGTTCGAGCGTGACAAAGGTCGACTGCGTGACGCGAAAGGTCGACTTAATGTCATGCCGCTGGGTTCAGGCGCCTTGGCCGGAACAAACTACCCGGTGAATCGACAGTACACCGCGACTTTATTGAATTTCCCTACTGTGACCGCAAACAGCATGGACGCGGTCTCTGACCGAGACTTCATGATCGAAGCGGCCTCGGCCCTTTCCATTGTGATGATGCATCTTTCACGACTCAGTGAAGAGTTGATCGTATGGGCCTCGCAGGAATTTCAGTTCATTGACCTCCCTGACGCCTTCTGTACCGGTAGCAGTATGATGCCGCAGAAAAAGAACCCGGATGTCCCGGAACTCGTTCGAGGCAAGACTGGACGTGTCTATGGCCACTTGGTCAGTTTGCTGACAATGCTGAAAGCCCTGCCGTTGAGTTATAATCGAGACTTGCAGGAAGACAAGCCGGCGTTGTTTGATGCCCTCGATACGGTACAATCCTCTGTCGAAATCATGACCGCGCTGATGCGCCGGCTCAACGTCAACCGAGAGGTACTCGATCGGGCACTGCAGGGAGGCGGTCTGCTCGCGACGGAACTAGCGGACTACTTGGTTCTGCGTGGCATCCCTTTTCGTGAGGCCCATGGCATCACAGGGCGCATCGTCCGCACCGCCCTGGATCAGGGACGTGAGGTAGCTGAGTTGTCGTTGGAGGAGATGCAGGGATTCTGTGACCGCATAGACAAGCGCGTGTTCGCTCGACTGACCGCTGCAGCGGCGATCGATCATAAGGGACAGATCGGTGGAACAGCCAAAGCCCGAGTCGAACAACGGATCAAGGAGCTTGAACAACTCTTATCATGA
- a CDS encoding argininosuccinate synthase produces the protein MKPKPIKKIVLAYSGGLDTSVILKWLQETYHAEIIAFCADLGQGEDLKAVKTKAQSLGVKKVYVEDLRETFVKDYVFPMLRGNAMYEGCYLLGTSIARPLIARRQAEIALKEGAEAVSHGATGKGNDQVRFELTYMALAPHLKIIAPWREWTMRSRQELIAYAERHEIPVTATKAKPYSTDPNLFHISYEGGILEDPWESPPDEIFQLTVSPEKAPDKAREVEIEYQGGNPIAVDGKKMSPATLLAHLNRLGGAHGIGRVDLVENRYVGMKSRGVYETPGGTILHVAHRGLESLTMDREVLHFRDSLIPRFADLIYNGYWFSPEREMIQAAIDQAQKDVNGTARVKLYKGSCTLAGRKSNQSLYRLDIATFEKDDVYNQKDAEGFIRLNALRLKIRAQRKKASRR, from the coding sequence ATGAAACCAAAACCCATCAAGAAAATCGTGCTCGCGTATTCCGGCGGACTGGATACCTCCGTCATTCTGAAGTGGCTGCAAGAGACGTATCACGCCGAGATCATCGCATTTTGCGCTGATCTTGGGCAAGGAGAGGATCTGAAGGCCGTCAAAACTAAGGCTCAATCCCTCGGTGTCAAGAAGGTCTACGTCGAAGATCTTCGAGAGACCTTCGTCAAAGACTATGTCTTTCCGATGCTGCGTGGCAATGCGATGTATGAAGGCTGCTACTTATTGGGGACCTCGATTGCTCGCCCCTTGATCGCCCGCCGACAAGCCGAGATTGCGCTGAAAGAAGGAGCGGAGGCGGTTTCGCACGGAGCAACGGGAAAAGGCAATGATCAAGTTCGTTTCGAACTTACGTATATGGCACTCGCGCCACACCTGAAGATCATTGCCCCATGGCGAGAATGGACCATGCGTTCGCGGCAGGAACTGATCGCGTATGCCGAACGTCATGAGATTCCTGTGACCGCAACCAAAGCCAAGCCTTACAGCACCGATCCGAATCTGTTTCACATCAGCTATGAGGGCGGCATTCTTGAGGATCCGTGGGAATCCCCGCCCGATGAAATATTCCAACTGACCGTTTCTCCTGAGAAGGCACCGGATAAAGCGCGTGAAGTCGAGATCGAATATCAAGGAGGCAATCCCATCGCGGTCGATGGGAAGAAGATGAGCCCCGCGACACTACTCGCCCATCTCAACAGACTAGGCGGTGCGCACGGCATCGGGCGGGTCGACCTGGTAGAAAACCGTTATGTCGGAATGAAATCGCGAGGGGTGTATGAAACACCGGGAGGGACCATTTTGCATGTCGCCCATCGGGGGCTTGAATCCTTGACTATGGATCGTGAGGTCCTCCACTTCCGGGATAGCTTGATTCCTCGGTTTGCCGATCTGATTTATAACGGCTATTGGTTCAGCCCAGAGCGCGAAATGATACAAGCGGCGATCGATCAGGCCCAGAAAGACGTGAACGGCACGGCGCGTGTAAAGCTCTACAAGGGGAGTTGCACATTGGCGGGCCGTAAGTCGAACCAGTCGCTCTATCGACTCGATATCGCGACCTTCGAGAAAGACGATGTCTACAACCAGAAAGATGCGGAAGGCTTTATCCGCTTGAACGCATTGCGCCTCAAGATCCGTGCCCAAAGAAAGAAGGCATCGCGTCGATGA
- the argF gene encoding ornithine carbamoyltransferase has product MVQPIHRVGAARYAKDLLDVATMPRKQILDLLQLAASLKKKQRLGTPHQLLVGKTLGLLFQKPSTRTRVSFEAGMNQLGGHALVLPMGDIQLSRGETVADTARVLSRYLDGIVIRTYDHSIVEEWAREATMPVINGLTDHSHPCQALSDLLTIQEIKGRLKGINLAYIGDGNNVANSLIEAGAKMGMRVVIGCPSGYQPDQRVLDRARMDAQTTGAAIAVVGNPQVAVKEADVVYTDVWISMGREREQARRLRTMAPYQLNTRLLQRAKPDAIVMHCLPAHRGEEITADVLDGPQSVIIDQAENRLHMQKAILSHLLSRKKGAR; this is encoded by the coding sequence ATGGTTCAACCAATCCACAGAGTCGGTGCTGCCCGCTACGCCAAGGACCTCCTTGACGTCGCCACAATGCCGCGCAAACAAATTCTGGACTTGCTGCAGTTAGCGGCCTCACTCAAGAAGAAGCAACGTCTGGGCACACCACATCAACTACTCGTCGGCAAAACCTTGGGGCTTCTGTTCCAAAAGCCCTCGACGCGGACCCGCGTGTCCTTTGAAGCAGGCATGAATCAGTTGGGCGGCCACGCGCTGGTGCTTCCCATGGGCGATATCCAGCTATCGCGTGGGGAGACCGTCGCGGACACTGCGCGGGTCCTCTCCCGTTACCTGGACGGCATCGTCATTCGGACCTATGACCATTCAATCGTCGAAGAGTGGGCGCGAGAAGCCACCATGCCGGTCATTAACGGGTTGACCGACCACAGCCACCCCTGTCAGGCCTTGTCTGATTTATTGACGATTCAGGAAATAAAAGGTCGGCTGAAGGGCATCAATTTGGCGTACATCGGTGACGGGAATAACGTCGCCAATTCGCTTATCGAAGCTGGTGCGAAGATGGGGATGCGCGTGGTCATTGGATGCCCATCCGGTTATCAGCCTGATCAGCGGGTGCTCGATCGTGCCAGAATGGACGCACAAACCACCGGTGCCGCTATCGCGGTGGTGGGAAACCCCCAGGTGGCGGTCAAGGAAGCAGATGTCGTGTACACAGACGTCTGGATCAGTATGGGTCGCGAGCGAGAACAAGCCAGACGATTACGGACCATGGCCCCCTATCAGTTGAATACGCGACTCCTGCAACGAGCAAAGCCCGATGCCATCGTGATGCATTGTTTGCCGGCCCATCGTGGGGAAGAGATTACGGCAGATGTGTTGGATGGCCCGCAGTCGGTGATCATTGACCAGGCTGAAAATCGGCTCCATATGCAGAAGGCCATCCTGAGCCATTTACTCAGCCGAAAGAAAGGCGCACGGTAG
- a CDS encoding acetylornithine transaminase, whose amino-acid sequence MPTEELKDDAATYLMQTYSRQPISIARGRGAKVYDLEGREYIDFVGGIAVNVLGHGHPDLVQAIQRQAAQLIHTSNLYYTEPQVRLARLLVDHSFADRVFFCNSGAEANEAAIKLARRYGHERHGAKRFEVITMKNSFHGRTLGMLTATGQDKVQKGFEPLMPGFTYAPFNDFSALEAMVNDQTAAIMLEPIQAEGGVYVADREYLRRLREFCTQKDILLIFDEIQTGIGRTGTFFAYEQLGVKPDIMTLAKGLAGGVPIGACLAIEPVASAFTPGAHASTFGGNPLACAAGLAVCRVLLEGRVLDHAKRMGEYLAKGLTDCKDRYRIVTDIRGLGLLQGMEVDADAKALVADALARGILINAANERVLRFVPPLIISQQEIDKLLELLSALLNQRQTAGKDSHH is encoded by the coding sequence ATGCCGACCGAAGAATTAAAGGACGATGCCGCGACATACTTGATGCAGACGTATAGTCGGCAGCCGATCTCCATCGCCCGCGGACGGGGCGCCAAGGTCTACGATCTGGAGGGGCGAGAGTACATTGATTTTGTCGGTGGGATCGCCGTTAACGTGTTAGGACATGGTCATCCCGACCTTGTGCAGGCCATTCAACGCCAAGCGGCGCAACTGATTCACACCTCGAACCTCTATTACACCGAACCCCAGGTGCGGCTCGCGCGCCTCCTGGTCGACCACTCGTTTGCGGACCGCGTGTTCTTCTGCAACAGCGGCGCCGAGGCGAATGAAGCGGCGATTAAGCTCGCCCGCCGCTATGGACACGAGCGGCATGGCGCCAAACGGTTCGAAGTGATTACGATGAAGAATTCGTTTCATGGCCGTACCTTGGGCATGCTCACAGCCACGGGCCAGGACAAAGTTCAAAAAGGCTTTGAGCCCTTGATGCCCGGTTTTACCTATGCCCCGTTCAATGATTTCAGCGCGCTGGAAGCAATGGTCAACGACCAGACCGCCGCCATCATGCTCGAGCCCATTCAGGCGGAAGGCGGCGTGTACGTCGCCGATCGTGAGTACCTGAGACGCCTACGGGAATTCTGTACGCAGAAAGACATCCTCCTTATTTTTGATGAAATTCAGACCGGCATCGGAAGGACCGGCACTTTCTTCGCCTACGAACAACTTGGGGTGAAGCCGGACATCATGACTCTGGCCAAGGGGCTAGCCGGTGGAGTCCCGATCGGGGCCTGCCTCGCGATCGAACCCGTCGCCTCAGCCTTTACCCCAGGTGCCCATGCATCAACCTTCGGCGGCAACCCCCTCGCCTGTGCCGCAGGGCTGGCTGTCTGCCGAGTCCTCCTCGAAGGGCGCGTTCTGGACCATGCAAAGCGCATGGGAGAATACTTGGCTAAGGGTCTCACCGACTGCAAAGACCGCTATCGCATCGTCACGGACATCCGGGGGCTTGGCCTTTTGCAAGGCATGGAGGTAGACGCCGACGCCAAAGCGTTGGTCGCAGATGCGCTTGCCCGTGGGATATTGATCAACGCCGCGAATGAGCGCGTGTTGCGCTTCGTCCCGCCCCTGATCATCTCGCAGCAGGAGATCGATAAACTCCTTGAGCTACTAAGTGCGCTGCTGAATCAGCGCCAGACAGCCGGAAAAGACTCGCATCATTGA
- a CDS encoding DUF2628 domain-containing protein encodes MTACSQCHQQNPDDANFCHQCGTKLAEEAGATAESATEERATRPAEDADTVWRQFIGPNADHYLTAFRKFSANGQPRFALSWNWPAFLYISFLWFLYRKMYLHAFVYAVGPMVSTYFTGDFSAGIVWSVMAGATGNYLYYWHCREHIAEIKKAGGGDQARQAAVLKEAGGVQPYVIWVGVFFYIIFLATLTKMVQESPPDLDRPVEEIGRSRGAGVM; translated from the coding sequence ATGACGGCCTGTAGCCAATGTCACCAACAGAACCCTGACGACGCCAACTTTTGTCATCAGTGCGGAACCAAACTGGCTGAAGAAGCCGGCGCGACCGCCGAGTCTGCGACAGAAGAGCGTGCCACTCGCCCGGCTGAAGATGCGGACACGGTGTGGCGACAATTCATCGGCCCAAATGCCGACCACTATTTGACTGCATTCAGGAAATTCTCGGCGAACGGGCAACCACGATTCGCTCTATCCTGGAATTGGCCGGCGTTTCTCTACATTTCGTTCCTCTGGTTCCTGTACCGCAAGATGTATCTCCACGCGTTCGTCTATGCGGTCGGGCCGATGGTTTCCACATACTTTACGGGAGATTTTTCAGCCGGTATTGTCTGGAGCGTCATGGCTGGAGCTACGGGCAACTACCTCTATTATTGGCATTGCCGTGAACATATCGCCGAAATCAAGAAGGCAGGGGGGGGAGATCAAGCCAGACAAGCGGCAGTGCTGAAAGAAGCGGGTGGGGTACAACCCTATGTCATTTGGGTCGGTGTCTTCTTTTACATCATCTTCCTCGCTACGCTGACGAAGATGGTTCAAGAGAGCCCACCCGATCTCGATCGACCAGTCGAGGAAATCGGCCGTAGTCGGGGCGCCGGTGTGATGTGA
- a CDS encoding 2,3-bisphosphoglycerate-dependent phosphoglycerate mutase yields MARLVLIRHGESQWNLENRFTGWVDVPLSSKGIEEARQAGEKLRGFTFDRAFTSVLSRANETLRIVLETLGQSTIPIEKDKALNERMYGELQGLNKAETAQKYGDAQVKIWRRSYDVKPPGGESLKDTAERALPYYEKMIKPYLLAGETIIIAAHGNSLRALVMELDQLSKEEVLELNIPTGAPLLYEFDERGKVLSHRYL; encoded by the coding sequence ATGGCGCGATTAGTCTTGATTCGTCATGGTGAGTCGCAGTGGAACTTGGAAAATCGATTCACGGGGTGGGTGGATGTCCCTCTCTCTTCGAAAGGTATCGAGGAGGCGCGACAAGCCGGTGAAAAACTCCGTGGGTTTACGTTTGACCGGGCCTTTACCTCGGTGCTGAGTCGTGCAAACGAGACGTTACGAATCGTCTTGGAGACCCTTGGGCAGTCGACGATTCCTATCGAGAAGGACAAGGCCTTGAATGAACGGATGTACGGGGAGCTTCAGGGGCTCAATAAGGCCGAAACGGCTCAAAAGTATGGTGATGCGCAAGTGAAAATTTGGCGGAGAAGCTATGATGTGAAACCGCCAGGCGGAGAAAGTCTCAAAGACACGGCCGAGCGCGCCTTGCCCTATTATGAGAAGATGATCAAACCCTACCTGTTAGCAGGAGAAACCATCATCATTGCGGCGCATGGCAACAGCCTCCGTGCCTTGGTGATGGAGTTGGACCAGTTGTCGAAAGAAGAGGTGTTGGAGCTGAACATTCCGACTGGGGCGCCGCTCCTATACGAATTCGACGAGCGCGGGAAGGTCCTGTCGCACCGGTACTTGTGA
- a CDS encoding OmpA family protein, protein MITRFVAVAFLFTFTVNGQESSLAAGFRTSAVAQQAQPIRFSGSHLYRVHSDNSADAHPSSEAAPTTSTSLTVDGPQSHLLEAERERERLAQLQEQLAAKEQELADLRDKTTAAASQVTIEKTRADTLEAQLTQREQELSGICAQRDTHQEMSQDLNRTKSSLEQAKQYMIDAEREVIVANEQLGDAMQRLAEKEHELQATKSNLDKMTHTLADLDRELIERNTQITQAKQLLASLGRSLPKDGDQAVSYKNTEAGQAGPVNLGKVSESLASALRDELTRGSVALRQRGNQLTLALASGEVFAQGDATMTATGTSLLERIGAALQQFRNQRIEVAGHTDSLPIRSDNRRPFRDNLELSQARAQHASQTLIDSGLGTDRIKTVGYAATKPIASNKTAEGRSKNRRVEIIVTPWSASAGKGKKVEPVVSKPGQQKKAVQKIINR, encoded by the coding sequence ATGATCACGAGGTTCGTCGCCGTTGCGTTTCTCTTCACCTTTACGGTGAATGGACAGGAATCGAGCTTAGCTGCCGGGTTTCGGACTTCGGCCGTGGCTCAGCAGGCTCAACCGATCCGCTTCAGTGGGTCGCACCTCTATCGAGTTCATAGCGACAACAGCGCTGATGCCCATCCTTCTTCGGAGGCTGCCCCCACGACCTCTACTTCTCTCACTGTCGATGGTCCACAGAGTCACCTCTTGGAAGCAGAACGGGAGCGGGAACGGTTGGCTCAACTCCAAGAACAACTCGCGGCAAAGGAGCAGGAATTGGCCGACCTGCGGGACAAGACCACAGCGGCGGCGAGTCAGGTCACGATCGAAAAAACACGCGCGGATACATTGGAAGCACAACTCACTCAAAGGGAACAGGAACTCTCCGGTATCTGCGCACAGCGTGACACGCACCAAGAAATGTCACAAGATTTGAACCGGACGAAAAGCAGTCTCGAACAGGCCAAACAGTACATGATTGACGCAGAGCGAGAGGTGATCGTCGCCAACGAACAACTCGGTGACGCGATGCAACGGCTGGCTGAAAAAGAGCACGAGCTCCAGGCGACCAAATCCAATCTCGATAAGATGACTCACACCCTGGCGGATCTGGACCGCGAACTGATCGAGCGGAACACACAGATTACCCAGGCGAAGCAATTGCTGGCAAGCCTCGGACGAAGCTTGCCGAAGGATGGCGACCAGGCCGTCTCTTACAAGAATACCGAGGCTGGCCAAGCTGGACCAGTCAATCTCGGCAAAGTGAGCGAGAGTCTGGCGAGCGCTCTTCGGGATGAGCTTACGCGAGGCAGTGTGGCCCTCCGGCAACGAGGGAACCAACTAACCCTCGCCTTGGCCTCCGGTGAAGTATTCGCACAAGGAGACGCCACCATGACCGCAACAGGAACCTCGTTGCTGGAACGAATTGGTGCCGCCTTACAACAGTTCCGCAACCAGCGTATCGAAGTCGCCGGGCACACGGACAGCCTTCCGATCCGGAGCGACAACCGGAGACCGTTCCGCGACAATCTCGAACTCTCTCAGGCACGGGCCCAACATGCCAGTCAAACCTTGATCGACAGCGGGTTGGGCACCGACCGGATCAAGACCGTCGGGTATGCCGCCACCAAGCCAATTGCCAGCAACAAGACCGCGGAAGGCCGAAGCAAGAACCGCCGGGTCGAGATCATCGTCACCCCCTGGTCTGCTTCAGCCGGTAAGGGTAAGAAGGTGGAGCCTGTAGTGAGCAAGCCCGGCCAACAAAAGAAGGCGGTTCAGAAGATCATCAACCGTTAA
- a CDS encoding methyltransferase domain-containing protein, whose product MDASYTGPLCHKAVVLSLAMLNDPVSIPHRPDSIGTEWLTDVLRRAGQLHRAVVEAITVIPIAAGSGFVGQTARLQVTYTEPELSAPLTLFAKLSSADPGVREQLRRVGIYETEAGFYRDLAPLARFPLRVPRPYFDLYDVRTSASLLLLEDLHQAEFGDNLAGCSATDAQLAVRQLGLLHAHFWNSPILKELSWLRALTDEAETRVGIYRAMLPRFEQRCAEFVTPNLLQCAQQFGQVLPEYFEQSSTGPQTLTHGDFRADNFAFTGAGEDRVVTVFDWQVARRSRGPRDLAYFLSGSLSIEQRRSLEESLIESYYKTLVDNRVHGYAAQDLRQDVQAGLGAPLATLIVAGGMLDFSSPRGTLLFKQLCVRLDAALEDYQFPSYLDLLVPRNTTPTNRPSMEQHEVYSAGYDPLVLLGLSRRTAARDAAFLVPHLKPDMHVLDCGCGPGGISVTLASLVPQGQVVGIDIEDSQLNRGRQEAQRSGVDNVEFHHASVYALPFADATFDAVLAHAVLYHLAEPMKALRELWRVLKPGGLIGLRDSDAEGDVYHPAHEDLAQFWKLAERIIDRSGGDVRFGRKQRQLLREAGFRNTVGSASCDTFGTLSMTAGFSRYWAEVFLEQHRRLILTEQWATDSELATMRTALLDWGNSPDAFYARCRCEAVGWK is encoded by the coding sequence ATGGATGCCTCCTACACTGGTCCACTTTGTCACAAGGCTGTGGTACTCTCCCTCGCGATGCTGAATGACCCAGTTTCAATACCGCACAGGCCGGATTCCATCGGCACTGAGTGGCTGACTGATGTCTTACGTCGCGCCGGCCAGCTGCACCGTGCCGTGGTCGAGGCTATCACGGTTATTCCAATCGCTGCAGGAAGCGGATTCGTCGGACAAACAGCCCGCCTGCAAGTCACATACACCGAGCCTGAACTCTCGGCCCCGCTCACGCTTTTTGCTAAGCTCTCATCCGCCGATCCAGGGGTCAGAGAGCAACTACGCAGGGTAGGCATCTATGAAACCGAAGCCGGCTTTTACCGAGACCTTGCACCGCTGGCCAGATTTCCGTTGCGCGTACCCCGTCCCTACTTCGATCTGTATGATGTGCGCACGAGCGCGAGTCTCCTCCTCTTGGAAGATCTCCACCAGGCTGAGTTCGGCGACAATCTTGCCGGCTGTTCTGCCACGGACGCCCAACTGGCCGTTCGACAGCTCGGACTACTCCATGCGCATTTTTGGAATTCTCCTATCCTCAAGGAATTATCGTGGCTCCGCGCCCTGACCGATGAAGCGGAGACTCGGGTCGGCATCTATCGAGCCATGCTGCCGCGATTTGAACAACGATGCGCCGAGTTTGTGACACCAAATCTTCTTCAGTGCGCACAACAGTTTGGCCAAGTCCTTCCAGAATATTTTGAACAGAGCTCAACTGGCCCACAAACCCTTACTCACGGCGACTTTCGTGCCGACAACTTCGCCTTTACCGGTGCGGGGGAGGATCGCGTTGTGACCGTCTTTGATTGGCAAGTGGCACGACGTTCTCGTGGTCCGCGCGATTTGGCCTATTTTCTGTCGGGGTCCCTCTCGATCGAACAACGCCGCAGCCTTGAGGAATCTCTCATTGAATCCTACTACAAGACCTTGGTAGACAACCGTGTTCACGGGTATGCAGCCCAGGATCTCCGACAGGATGTGCAAGCCGGACTGGGGGCTCCCCTGGCCACATTGATCGTTGCTGGCGGAATGCTCGATTTTTCCAGCCCGCGTGGGACTCTCTTGTTCAAACAGCTCTGCGTACGCCTTGACGCAGCACTCGAAGATTACCAGTTCCCTTCCTATCTGGATTTGCTGGTGCCCCGAAACACTACGCCTACGAACCGACCCTCGATGGAACAACACGAAGTCTATTCCGCCGGATACGATCCGCTTGTCTTGCTTGGCTTATCAAGACGAACGGCAGCTCGTGATGCCGCGTTTCTTGTGCCTCACCTCAAACCAGATATGCACGTTTTAGATTGTGGCTGTGGGCCTGGAGGGATCAGCGTCACACTGGCATCGCTCGTCCCGCAGGGACAAGTGGTGGGCATCGATATCGAGGACAGCCAGCTGAACAGGGGTCGTCAGGAAGCTCAGCGGAGTGGAGTCGACAATGTTGAATTTCACCATGCCAGTGTCTATGCCCTGCCGTTCGCAGATGCGACTTTCGATGCGGTCTTGGCCCACGCGGTCCTTTATCATCTAGCAGAACCGATGAAGGCCCTCCGAGAGCTTTGGCGTGTCCTCAAGCCAGGTGGCCTGATCGGGCTCCGCGACTCAGACGCCGAAGGCGATGTCTATCATCCCGCCCACGAGGATCTCGCTCAGTTTTGGAAATTGGCCGAGAGGATCATCGACCGTAGCGGAGGCGATGTTCGGTTCGGACGTAAACAACGCCAGCTGCTGCGGGAAGCCGGATTTCGAAACACCGTTGGGTCGGCTTCGTGCGACACCTTCGGCACCCTAAGTATGACGGCTGGGTTCAGCCGTTATTGGGCCGAGGTCTTTCTTGAACAACATCGCCGACTGATTCTCACAGAACAATGGGCCACCGACTCTGAACTTGCCACGATGCGAACGGCGCTCCTCGACTGGGGTAACAGCCCAGACGCCTTCTATGCTCGCTGCCGCTGTGAGGCTGTAGGCTGGAAGTGA